The sequence ATCGCGCGTGTGGACGTAGCCTGCGATCTCATCGAGCGAGCCTTGTGTTACCGGCAGCCGCGAAAAGCCGCTCTCGCTAAAAGCCTTTATCAGTTCGTCAAGTGAGACCGATTCCGGGACAGCGACGATCTCGGTCCTCGGTATCATCGCCTCTTTGACCGTCGTTTCTGAGAATTCAAAGACACTGTGAATGAGTTGACGTTCTTCAGAGTTCAGGTGCCCGCTCGCCTCGGAGAGGTTGATCAATTGACGTATCTCGTCCTCGGTATAGATCGAGCCATGGTCGGAACTCGCTCGGAGCCCAAACAGTCGCACCGTTCTGGTCCCCGTCCAGTCGAGAATGCGGATCGGATAGTAAAAGACCTTATAAAAGACCTGCATCGGCAACGCGAGCAGCAGCGCCATCCGCTCACTGATCTCGAGCGCCATCGTTTTCGGGGCAAGCTCCCCAAACACGATATGCAGGAAAGTAATGATCGAAAATGCTATCGCAAATGAGATGGCATGAAGCACGGCCGGCGATGCCAAAAACGCCCACCCTGTCGAATCCGCAATGGCAAACAACGGGCCATCGATGAGGCGGGCAACCGCGGGCTCGCCGATCCAACCCAGTCCCAACGATGCGAGAGTGATACCAAGCTGGGTCGCTGAGATGTAGGCGTTCAGGTCATTCAGAACGTCCACCAAGCGGCTAGCAGAACCACTGCCTGCGGTGGCGAGCGCTTCGATACGCGATCTGCGAACCGCAACGAACGCAAACTCTGACGCCACAAAGAACCCGTTAGCGAGAACCAGCAGAAGTACCAAAAAGATGTTAAAGATGCTCATCGGCGCCGACGGCGCGTCAGCAGGAATGGTATTGGCCGCAAAGAGCAAGAGCAAGAGCAAACTGGCAGGATCATCCATCGTGGATCATTGACAACGGCACCTAGTTGGCCGCCTGACGGAGAAGTATATCACAGCTATATCGCTTACCGCCCGCCCATCGAATTGCTACCCGCAGCCGCCGGGCTAACCGCCAGTTCCGTCCACATTGTGTAAAATAGCT is a genomic window of Chloracidobacterium sp. containing:
- a CDS encoding HlyC/CorC family transporter, with translation MDDPASLLLLLLFAANTIPADAPSAPMSIFNIFLVLLLVLANGFFVASEFAFVAVRRSRIEALATAGSGSASRLVDVLNDLNAYISATQLGITLASLGLGWIGEPAVARLIDGPLFAIADSTGWAFLASPAVLHAISFAIAFSIITFLHIVFGELAPKTMALEISERMALLLALPMQVFYKVFYYPIRILDWTGTRTVRLFGLRASSDHGSIYTEDEIRQLINLSEASGHLNSEERQLIHSVFEFSETTVKEAMIPRTEIVAVPESVSLDELIKAFSESGFSRLPVTQGSLDEIAGYVHTRDLVKYIGRPEAFDLAEIIHKANYVVDNARLEDVLRQMQGEKFHFGFVVDEHGGIEGIITLEDLLEEIVGEISDEHDAEVNRQIARQPDGSCILDGGLAVRDLNRREKLNLPVSEAYTTLAGFMMSRAGQVLAVGDTVPFNGHVFEVEKMEKRRIRQIRMRKADESA